Proteins from a genomic interval of Lolium perenne isolate Kyuss_39 chromosome 1, Kyuss_2.0, whole genome shotgun sequence:
- the LOC127341327 gene encoding transcription repressor OFP1: MLQTIVPYSREKREMSSHSRFRLSDLMPNSWFYKLRDMKRPRPPRQQRSSAATKTSKRSSSSHYYYHGTTTPRPLPLSTHQSYPYLQARQSLPEDLDLSPLHLNSKARNIQLRKDQLAKPRSAALVINEEFQGLKLRPIRTRPVLIDSGSVHHNKTPSSTSPSSPRLRSRRLHVLSSGCRVSTRRTGRRRSAAKRSFAVVVASTDPHRDFWESMVEMIVENDMRGSEALGDLLECYLSLNSREHHGVITEVFRGIRLQVADARVEV, from the coding sequence ATGCTACAAACCATAGTACCATACTCCAGAGAGAAGAGAGAGATGAGCAGCCATTCTAGGTTCAGACTGTCCGATCTCATGCCAAACTCTTGGTTCTACAAGCTGAGGGACATGAAGAGACCCAGGCCACCAAGACAGCAGAGAAGCTCTGCGGCTACAAAAACATCAAAGAGGTCATCATCAAGCCACTACTACTACCATGGAACCACCACTCCCAGGCCTCTTCCATTATCAACACACCAATCCTACCCCTACCTACAAGCAAGGCAAAGTCTACCGGAGGACCTggatctctcccctctccatctcAACTCAAAagcaagaaacattcaactccgcaAAGATCAGTTGGCAAAACCGAGAAGCGCTGCCTTGGTCATCAACGAGGAGTTTCAAGGTTTGAAACTACGTCCGATTCGCACACGGCCGGTGTTAATTGATTCCGGAAGTGTGCACCACAATAAGACCCCAAGCAGTACGAGCCCGAGCTCGCCAAGGCTTAGGAGTCGAAGGCTTCATGTTCTCAGCAGCGGTTGCAGAGTTAGCACCAGGCGCACTGGTCGCCGGAGAAGCGCCGCGaagaggagcttcgccgtcgtggtGGCGTCGACGGACCCGCACAGGGACTTCTGGGAGAGCATGGTGGAAATGATCGTCGAGAACGACATGCGCGGGAGTGAGGCTTTGGGGGACCTCCTTGAGTGCTACCTGTCATTGAACTCGAGGGAGCACCATGGAGTAATCACGGAGGTCTTCAGGGGAATCCGGCTTCAGGTTGCTGATGCCCGTGTTGAGGTGTGA